AACCGTCCGTGCAATTGACTCGCTAATTGCTGCTTATCTATTACTAAAATATGTGCTGATAGTCTCAATACTCCTTGAATTAATTTGAGACTTTTAACTTTTTCAGAGTTATATTCTGGATAATTTAATGTCTCTACATCATCAATTAAATCATAATCTTCAATTAGCGACTGCACCCCCAATTCAGGATAGTTAATCTTGTCAGTGATGAATTTAAAATCAGTCAGAGTTGCATAATACTTCTCTAAATTTTCTGATTTGACCAGATTATAAGGATATCTATCTAGACGAGCTTTTTGGGAATAGGATTTTTTTGCTTTTGATTTTTTATGAGTCTTCATCATCTTCCTCATTCTCCCGTTCCCAGTAATCTACAATACGTTGATTCACTTTTTAAGTAGCTTACGCTTTGTATTCAGAACTGGTTTAGATTTGAGAAAGTCTAGAAAACTAGCATGGTATATGCTGTAACAATTGTCTCCATCGATTGTCTGCTCCTTCAAATACTCAACCCACTCATCTAAAACTAATTGCACATCATATTCCTCCTGTTTAGCAATATCTGCTATCATCTTCCACGTAATTGGTGTGCCAATCTCCACTAAAATAAACAGGATAAATACTTTTACTTCTTGGGGCTTTACATCCATTCTCATCCGTACCCAATGAACTTGATAATAGTCCTGAAGACCATCGGGTAATTGCGTTAAATTTAGGTCTTGATAGTCACCTTTAGCAATTCCTGGCAAAACATAGCGCAGGTACATGAAATTATTTTCGCTCTTAGTTGCTACCTGCTCAACAAAATCATTATCATCAATATTGCGGTCTTTAATCCATTGTCTAAGTGCCTTCTTATGGTCTTCATCGACATTCAAAAATAACCCAATATACTTTTTGATATCTTCACGGCTCAAATTAACATAGTCATTTGCCCTTAAATCTAGCTCCTCCATCGGGACATCTGGTGCAGACAAGCGTTTTTTATCTATAGTATATGGTCGTCTAGTCAGCAGAAAATAGACACGTTCCGGTAGCGCCGTTGGTAAATCTAAAAGATTTCCCCCAGCTTCTTGCTCCACTTCATCCAAAGCATCAACTACAATTACCAGACTTTCACTAACAGGAATTCTCTTACTAACTTGTTCTAGTAAATCAGCTAAATTAGCCTTCTCGACATTCTGCAACTGGTAACGCTTACTTAATTGCTTGCGAATACTTTCAAGAAATAGCTCCGCTCGATTGCTACTAGTTTGGCGAATATTAAAATAGCATGGTGATTTATTATCCCAAACGTATTTAGCAGCAATAGTACTCTTCCCCATCCCCGCATCACCCGCTACTGTAAAATAACCACTGCGATTTTTATTGCAAAATTGCTTAAATGCGTCAAAAACAAACTGACGACCACAAAACGAGCGAATTTTTTCTCTAATTAACGACTTAAATTCTGTTGGATACTCATCTAAATTCCATTCAGGGAAAGGCTCAAACTCTATTGATTTACTTCTTTTAGCAACCTGAATAAATATTTCCCCAAATTCCTCCAACTGCGATCGCAGTTCAATTTTCATCAATCGGATATCATATTCTGAATCCGTTCCCTGCAAAAACTTTTCTACTTTCTTGTAGAAACCCAAAGGATTATTTGAAGTATAAGCACTCCAAAAAGCATTTTTAATTTCTCTTTCTCGAAAAAGATTCAGCAGTACTTCCTGCTTATCCACACCATACTCAATTAAAGAATAAACATAAACACCATCAACATCTTTAGGTGGTTGTACTGGGTCAAAATTGAATTGTTTTAAGGTTCTAACTACAGTTTCATTGCGTTGAGCTTGATTAATAACTAGAGAAGCCTCAGGTTTAGCAATACTTTTAAGTGCATTAACTACAGGGTCAATATTCATCTTCGCTAGCAGTAGAGATAATTTTTACACCTGTAACATATCCTAACGACAGATGACAAAATTAAGCAAAGATATACTTGTATAATAGCGATACCTTTGGTAAGCTGCGCTAACCCTCCCTCTTCTCTCTTCCTCTGCGTCCTCTGCGCCTCTGCGGTTCGATTTTCACACTCATTGCCAAAGCGCGTAGGCATAACCCTTCGTAGACATTGCCTAGCTATTTCGAGTTCCAAAGCTCAACTTTGACCTTTTGAGGCTCAACTTTGACCTTCTGAGGCTCAACGTTGACCTTCTGAGGCTCAACTATAAATCAATACGGTTCACTTAAGGGCTACTGGCAAAAATTTTGGGTTTTTGAGACGCGATAAATCGCCGTCTCTACAAGTGTTTTGGTCTTATCTGAACTGTATTGAACTATAAATATTTCTATCTTACGCAGAGAGAGAGTTTATTCTAAAAAAATCCCCCCAACTTTCTGTAAACGAGAGTTGGGGGGAGCAAGCTTTAACTAAACTGTATGGTTTTATGAGGAATAAGCATCCATTGGCAGACATGAGCAAACAAAATTCCGATCGCCAAAAGCTGCATCAATGCGACCGACAGCAGGCCAGAATTTATACTCACGAGTCCAAGGTGCAGGATAGGCAGCTTGTTCACGAGAATAGGGATGCTGCCATTCTCCGGTGATGAGACTTTCGGCAGTGTGGGGTGCGTTCTTCAAAACATTATCTTGAGCATCCACCTTGCCAACTTCTATTTCGGCAATTTCTTGGCGAATAGCAATCAACGCATCACAGAAACGATCCAACTCTTGCTTAGATTCACTTTCTGTAGGTTCCACCATGATTGTACCCCCTACAGGCCAGGAGACAGTCGGCGCATGGAAACCATAATCCATGAGACGCTTGGCGACATCATCGATTTCGATCGCAGCTGATTTTTTGAGCGATCGCAAATCTAAAATACATTCATGGGCAACTAGACCATTTTTCCCCTGATACAAAACCGGATAGTACGATTCTAGTTTTTTCGCAATGTAGTTAGCGTTGAGAATCGCCACTTTAGTAGCTTGGGTTAAACCATCTGCACCCATCATGGCGATGTACATCCAAGAAATCACCAAGATACTTGCACTACCCCAAGGCGCAGCCGCCACAGCACCAATATGTGAGTGCTGAGTTGAGTCGTTGATAGTAACAACAGGATGTCCGGGTAGAAAAGGCACAAGATGAGAGGCTACCCCAATGGGCCCCATACCAGGGCCACCGCCACCATGAGGAATACAGAAGGTTTTGTGCAAGTTTAAATGGCAGACATCCGCGCCAATATCTCCAGGACGGCAAATTCCCACTTGGGCATTCATATTTGCCCCATCCATGTAAACTTGTCCGCCATGACTATGGACAACAGCGCAGATTTCCTGAATTGGTTCCTCAAACACACCGTGAGTTGAGGGATATGTCACCATTAAGGCGGCGAGTTCATGGCTGTGTTTTTCTGCCTTTGCCTTCAAGTCATCAACGTCAATATTACCTTGTGAGTCACAGGCAACTGCCACCACCTTCATCCCACACATTACCGCACTTGCTGGGTTTGTCCCGTGTGCCGAGGTAGGAATCAAACAAACATTGCGGTGTGCTTCACCCCGATTTTCGTGATATTGACGAATTACTAAAAGTCCAGCATATTCACCCTGAGAACCAGCATTTGGTTGCAGAGAAATTCCGGCAAACCCGGTAATTTCAGCTAACCATGCCTCAAGTTGCTGGAATAGGATTTGATAACCCTGAGTTTGCGACGCAGGGGCAAATGGATGAATCTTGCCAAATTCTTCCCAAGTTACCGGAATCATTTCAGCAGTTGCATTCAACTTCATTGTGCAAGAACCCAAAGGAATCATCGATGTCGTTAGCGACAAGTCCTTGCTTTCCAGCTTGTGCAGATAACGCAACAACTCAGTTTCTGAGTGATAACGGTTAAATACAGGATGGGTAAGATAGTTACTGGTGCGGGCAAAGGTTGAGTTTTGTAGAGATGATTTGCGCCGTGCTGCAATTAAGTCTCCAATTTCTTTAAAACCGAACAATAGACTATCAGGTGCTGCAAAAATCTCGAAAAGCTCTATTAAATCATCTGCTGTAGTTGTTTCATCTACAGAGATACCAACGGCAGTGTCATCAAAAATCCGCAGGTTAATATTCCGTGCTTGACAAGCTTCGAGAATTACCTCTAGGCTGCGTGTTCCCAATTCTACTCGCAGTGTATCAAAGAAATGTTCAGAACTAATTTTGTAACCCAGATGCTTTAGTCCTGCTGCCAACATTAAAGTTAGCTGGTGGATATTCTCCGCAATTTGCTTAAGTCCATCTGGCCCATGATAGACGGCGTACATACTCGCCATTACCGCCAGTAGCACCTGTGCAGTACAAATATTACTAGTAGCTTTCTCGCGGCGGATGTGCTGTTCGCGGGTTTGCAACGCAAGACGTAATGCAGGCTTACCTTGAGCATCTTTTGATACTCCTACAATTCGCCCTGGAACCAGCCGCTTATACTCTTCCTTCGTAGCAAAGTATGCCGCATGAGGTCCCCCAAACCCCAACGGAATACCGAAACGCTGGGTGCTGCCCACAGCAATATCAGCGCCAAATTCCCCAGGAGGGGTGAGCAAAGTTAAACTTAAAGGATCTGCTGCTACCGTCACCAATGCACCCTTAGCATGGGCTTTTTCTATAAAAGCGCGGTAGTCGTAAATGGTGCCATCACTTGCAGGGTATTGCAAAACAGCCCCAAAAATTGCTCGATCAAAATCAAATGTTTGATGATCGCCGACAATGATATTAATCCCTAATGGTTTAGCACGTGTTTGTAACACGTCAATAGTTTGGGGATGGCAGTCATGAGAGACAAAATAGGCATTTGCCTGATTTTTGGAGACACCATAGCTTAGACTCATTGCTTCAGCTGCGGCTGTGGCTTCATCTAGTAACGAAGCATTGGCGATTTCCAAACCTGTAAGATCAATAATCAGGGTTTGGAAATTTAGTAGCGCTTCCAGTCGTCCTTGGGCAATTTCTGGTTGATAAGGAGTGTAAGCAGTATACCAACCTGGATTTTCTAAGATGTTACGCCCAATTACAAGCGGGGTAATAGTGTCGTAATATCCCATACCGATATATGAGCGGAAAACCTGATTTTTAGCAGCAATTTTTTTTAAGGATGCCAGTGCTGCATACTCACTTTCGGCTTCTGGTAACTTTAGCGGTTGCTTCAGGCGGATTGTCTGGGGAACTGTTTTGTCAATTAGGGCATCCAGGCTGGGAAATCCCAAAACCTTAAGCATTTGCTGGATGTCGTCGGAGTTAGGGCCAATGTGTCTTGGCGCAAAACTACTTAATTTTTGACTTTTTTGATTCAGCACTTGCTGCTCATTCGATTTGAGAATAGGGGCGTTCAATACCACAAATTACTCTCCAGATGGTACTCTTTCATATTTTGCAATAAATACTCATGAGAAGTAGGTGTAAATTTCTAATTCATCTAAATTTCATGACTTATCTTCGAGTGGAGTGGTAAGAGGACACGGTGACGCAGGGAAATTTCATTCTCTGCGTCCCTGCATCTTTTTTCTTCTTTACTCGCCTTCCACCTGTGCACGATACTCATCTGCTGTCAAGGCATCCTCAATTTCACCAGGGTCATTGACGCGCACTTTCAAAAACCATCCCTCACCATAGGGGTCTTCTGAAACTTCTTCAGGAGAATTAATTAAGGCTTCATTGCGTTCTATAACAGTGCCTGTGACTGGTGAATTCAGTTCTTCAACGGCTTTCACTGATTCAATTGTGCCAAAGTTTTCTCCCCTGGTAAGAGCATCGCCAATTTCTGGCAGTTCCAAAAAGACGATATCACCCAATTCATGTACGGCAAACTCAGTAATGCCAATAGTGGCAATTTCGCCATCTATTCGAACGTATTCATGAGAATCGAGGTATCTAAAATCTTGAGGATATTCAAAAGACATATCACTTCCTCTCCCTTAT
The Nostoc punctiforme PCC 73102 genome window above contains:
- the gcvH gene encoding glycine cleavage system protein GcvH, which gives rise to MSFEYPQDFRYLDSHEYVRIDGEIATIGITEFAVHELGDIVFLELPEIGDALTRGENFGTIESVKAVEELNSPVTGTVIERNEALINSPEEVSEDPYGEGWFLKVRVNDPGEIEDALTADEYRAQVEGE
- the gcvP gene encoding aminomethyl-transferring glycine dehydrogenase: MVLNAPILKSNEQQVLNQKSQKLSSFAPRHIGPNSDDIQQMLKVLGFPSLDALIDKTVPQTIRLKQPLKLPEAESEYAALASLKKIAAKNQVFRSYIGMGYYDTITPLVIGRNILENPGWYTAYTPYQPEIAQGRLEALLNFQTLIIDLTGLEIANASLLDEATAAAEAMSLSYGVSKNQANAYFVSHDCHPQTIDVLQTRAKPLGINIIVGDHQTFDFDRAIFGAVLQYPASDGTIYDYRAFIEKAHAKGALVTVAADPLSLTLLTPPGEFGADIAVGSTQRFGIPLGFGGPHAAYFATKEEYKRLVPGRIVGVSKDAQGKPALRLALQTREQHIRREKATSNICTAQVLLAVMASMYAVYHGPDGLKQIAENIHQLTLMLAAGLKHLGYKISSEHFFDTLRVELGTRSLEVILEACQARNINLRIFDDTAVGISVDETTTADDLIELFEIFAAPDSLLFGFKEIGDLIAARRKSSLQNSTFARTSNYLTHPVFNRYHSETELLRYLHKLESKDLSLTTSMIPLGSCTMKLNATAEMIPVTWEEFGKIHPFAPASQTQGYQILFQQLEAWLAEITGFAGISLQPNAGSQGEYAGLLVIRQYHENRGEAHRNVCLIPTSAHGTNPASAVMCGMKVVAVACDSQGNIDVDDLKAKAEKHSHELAALMVTYPSTHGVFEEPIQEICAVVHSHGGQVYMDGANMNAQVGICRPGDIGADVCHLNLHKTFCIPHGGGGPGMGPIGVASHLVPFLPGHPVVTINDSTQHSHIGAVAAAPWGSASILVISWMYIAMMGADGLTQATKVAILNANYIAKKLESYYPVLYQGKNGLVAHECILDLRSLKKSAAIEIDDVAKRLMDYGFHAPTVSWPVGGTIMVEPTESESKQELDRFCDALIAIRQEIAEIEVGKVDAQDNVLKNAPHTAESLITGEWQHPYSREQAAYPAPWTREYKFWPAVGRIDAAFGDRNFVCSCLPMDAYSS